The Candidatus Saccharibacteria bacterium oral taxon 488 genome has a segment encoding these proteins:
- a CDS encoding HAD-IC family P-type ATPase encodes MRDYLDIIKRNLLSPIVLAIFLLAGALIYVREYRDAWFISVVIVVNSLIGIVQEIRAKRVLHRLELMSAPRARVLRDSQAVEVPYDSLAVGDEIILQAGDELPADAAVTVSKGLELNESMLTGESAAVEKAVGDTVLAATTVLAGEGTARVTAVGDQTKAGAISQVLKRYKPELTPLQVAIWRAITFLTYGAIVLAILIFTVYYFSGDDVVIILKTITSAAVTVVPEGLLLASSLLLAFGSLRLAQAKVLPQKLAAIEAMALLNLLAVDKTGTLTSDEVTLERVVAFDEMMPANSITDTSEKSASQATADSPACRFSEIKLSEAASDVAELAALVAHETSGGNITGQAILAEITPPKHAEIIKVMAFSSARKMAGVRAKVDGTVRTLMMGAPEFVAKLAPVDAMTQRQLDEWADSGLRVLMLAEFDDETTKLKDLPDSSGRAIGAVILRNSLRDGVIDTVKFLQEQGVVIRVISGDNPRTVRHIARQVGIANPDKAILGSALAGLSDKAFNKAADEHTIFARVLPEQKERLIAHFKQSGKFTGMVGDGVNDALALKKSDLGVAMYAGAPASRRVADIILLNNSFTSLPIGMKLGNRIMQAIEVIATLFFHKIIYGVVLLLSTMLVGLNYPYAPRHITFLNIFLVTMPTIMWTLFPPRPRHRVNPAYFWRDTLQAVAPIALLTGLTVAFTYWSGVTLHPHQAAEAATMTVLTATFFGIYLVFLVGPMLGVVLDKRAHLARTLYMAGVLFVTLVSFGIEPLRQFFDFTMPNITLLWPGIAVVVPVALAQWWLARRAGRKFADMVEAADERTKTNRPE; translated from the coding sequence ATGCGAGATTATCTGGATATTATCAAGAGAAATTTACTGTCGCCGATTGTGCTGGCGATTTTCTTGCTGGCCGGGGCGCTGATTTATGTGCGTGAGTACCGGGACGCTTGGTTTATCTCGGTGGTGATCGTGGTCAATTCGCTGATCGGCATCGTTCAGGAAATTCGTGCCAAGCGGGTGCTGCATCGGCTGGAGCTGATGAGCGCGCCTCGGGCGCGGGTGCTGCGTGATAGCCAGGCGGTGGAGGTGCCGTATGATTCGCTGGCGGTTGGCGATGAGATTATCCTACAGGCTGGCGATGAGCTGCCGGCGGACGCGGCAGTGACGGTGTCGAAGGGCTTGGAACTGAATGAAAGCATGCTAACTGGCGAGTCGGCGGCGGTTGAGAAAGCGGTTGGCGATACGGTGCTGGCGGCGACCACGGTACTGGCGGGCGAAGGTACGGCGCGGGTCACGGCGGTCGGCGACCAGACGAAGGCCGGCGCCATCAGCCAAGTCCTCAAGCGCTACAAACCGGAATTGACACCGCTGCAGGTGGCGATTTGGCGAGCAATCACCTTCTTGACATACGGCGCAATTGTGTTAGCGATATTGATTTTTACCGTGTATTATTTCTCGGGCGATGACGTGGTGATTATCCTCAAGACGATTACTTCGGCGGCGGTAACGGTGGTGCCAGAGGGGCTGCTGCTGGCTAGTTCCCTGCTGCTGGCGTTCGGCTCGCTGCGGCTGGCGCAGGCCAAGGTGCTGCCGCAGAAATTGGCTGCGATTGAGGCAATGGCGCTGCTGAATTTGCTAGCGGTGGACAAGACCGGCACGCTGACCAGCGACGAGGTGACGCTGGAGCGGGTGGTGGCGTTTGATGAGATGATGCCGGCAAATTCGATCACGGATACCTCAGAAAAATCCGCATCCCAAGCGACCGCAGACAGCCCAGCGTGTAGATTTTCGGAGATAAAACTATCTGAAGCTGCTTCGGACGTTGCCGAGCTAGCTGCCCTCGTTGCCCATGAAACCAGCGGCGGCAATATCACCGGGCAAGCGATCCTCGCAGAAATCACGCCGCCCAAGCACGCGGAAATCATCAAGGTAATGGCTTTTTCTTCGGCGCGCAAGATGGCGGGCGTTCGGGCCAAGGTCGACGGCACGGTGCGGACACTGATGATGGGGGCGCCGGAGTTTGTAGCTAAATTAGCGCCGGTTGACGCTATGACGCAGCGCCAGCTGGACGAGTGGGCGGACAGCGGACTCAGGGTGCTGATGCTGGCGGAATTTGATGATGAAACGACGAAATTAAAGGATTTGCCAGATAGTTCTGGGCGGGCGATTGGCGCGGTGATTTTGCGTAATTCCCTGCGCGACGGCGTGATTGATACGGTCAAGTTCCTCCAGGAGCAAGGCGTGGTCATTCGCGTGATTTCCGGCGATAATCCGCGCACTGTTCGGCACATCGCGCGCCAGGTGGGTATCGCCAACCCAGATAAGGCCATCCTCGGCTCGGCGCTGGCGGGTCTCAGCGACAAGGCTTTTAACAAGGCGGCTGATGAACACACAATTTTTGCCCGCGTGCTGCCAGAGCAAAAGGAGCGGCTGATCGCTCATTTCAAGCAGTCCGGCAAGTTCACCGGCATGGTCGGCGACGGCGTCAACGATGCGCTGGCGCTGAAAAAATCCGACCTCGGCGTGGCGATGTATGCGGGTGCTCCGGCGTCGCGGCGGGTGGCGGACATAATTTTACTCAACAATTCGTTCACGTCCCTGCCGATCGGTATGAAGCTGGGTAATCGGATTATGCAAGCGATTGAAGTGATTGCTACCCTGTTCTTTCACAAGATTATTTACGGCGTGGTGTTGCTACTCAGTACCATGCTGGTCGGGCTGAATTATCCGTACGCGCCGCGACACATCACCTTTCTCAATATTTTCCTGGTGACCATGCCGACGATTATGTGGACGCTGTTTCCGCCGCGTCCGCGCCATCGGGTCAATCCGGCGTATTTCTGGCGAGACACCCTGCAGGCGGTGGCGCCAATCGCGCTACTAACGGGCCTGACGGTGGCCTTTACCTATTGGTCGGGTGTGACGCTGCATCCACATCAAGCGGCCGAGGCAGCGACGATGACGGTTCTGACAGCCACGTTCTTTGGGATTTATCTGGTGTTTTTGGTCGGGCCGATGCTCGGCGTAGTCCTCGACAAGCGGGCGCACCTGGCGCGGACGCTGTATATGGCGGGGGTGCTGTTCGTGACCTTGGTGAGCTTTGGTATCGAGCCACTCAGGCAGTTCTTTGACTTTACTATGCCAAATATCACCCTGCTCTGGCCGGGCATCGCCGTAGTCGTTCCCGTCGCCCTGGCCCAGTGGTGGCTGGCTCGCCGTGCTGGTCGGAAGTTCGCTGATATGGTAGAGGCGGCCGACGAGCGGACGAAGACGAACCGCCCAGAATGA
- a CDS encoding ATP-binding cassette domain-containing protein, which translates to MKPEVGKVRDEDIAAFIAKFDDVEEAIDAIRNFAQPAVSAGLVDLPPAAKSSPAAKVMTPPAAAPKRSNRCHIAVTDLAKSYRVGHQTIPALDGVSLDIFAGEFVAITGASGSGKSTLLQLIGGLDKPSAGQILINDQPLSHLSDRQLSRFRSREIGFVFQSFYLQPFLTLSANLEIPAMFARIKPKQRRARAQELAKLVGLADRMHHLPRELSGGQIQRAAIARALFNRPNILLADEPTGNLDSANSDRIIDLFHQIRRELGTTVVIVTHNPDIAAAADREIRLKDGRIADA; encoded by the coding sequence ATGAAACCAGAGGTGGGGAAGGTGCGCGACGAGGATATCGCGGCATTTATAGCAAAGTTTGATGATGTCGAGGAAGCGATTGACGCGATCCGTAACTTTGCCCAGCCAGCGGTGTCAGCTGGTTTAGTTGACTTACCTCCAGCCGCCAAATCTAGCCCAGCCGCTAAGGTTATGACACCGCCCGCTGCCGCGCCAAAACGCTCCAACCGTTGCCATATCGCCGTAACCGACCTCGCCAAATCTTACCGCGTCGGCCACCAAACCATTCCAGCGCTCGACGGCGTTAGCCTTGATATTTTCGCTGGCGAATTCGTGGCCATCACTGGCGCTAGCGGCTCGGGCAAAAGTACTTTACTGCAGCTCATCGGCGGGCTCGACAAGCCGTCCGCTGGTCAAATCCTCATTAACGACCAGCCGCTCAGCCACTTGTCCGACCGGCAACTGTCGCGGTTCCGATCGCGTGAAATCGGCTTTGTCTTCCAATCATTTTATCTGCAGCCATTCCTAACTCTGTCCGCCAATCTGGAAATCCCCGCCATGTTTGCCCGCATCAAGCCCAAGCAGCGCCGCGCCCGCGCCCAGGAACTCGCCAAATTGGTCGGACTAGCAGACCGAATGCACCATTTACCGCGCGAACTTTCCGGCGGTCAAATTCAGCGCGCTGCCATCGCCCGCGCTTTATTCAATCGCCCGAATATTTTACTCGCCGATGAACCGACAGGCAATCTGGACAGCGCCAATTCCGACCGCATCATCGACCTATTTCACCAAATCCGCCGTGAACTCGGCACCACGGTCGTTATCGTTACGCATAATCCAGACATCGCCGCAGCAGCCGATCGTGAAATCCGCCTGAAAGACGGAAGGATAGCCGATGCTTAG
- a CDS encoding YbaB/EbfC family nucleoid-associated protein translates to MAFDQVKMLQQLRKAQKQLGKEIIEVEAGDGAVVVQITGELKIKSIKINPKMVDLDNIEQLEHWIQIAIRDGLAKAQEVAAETMKPLMGGLGNLPF, encoded by the coding sequence ATGGCGTTTGACCAAGTCAAGATGTTGCAGCAACTGCGCAAGGCCCAGAAACAACTCGGCAAGGAAATCATTGAAGTAGAGGCCGGCGACGGTGCGGTGGTCGTTCAGATCACCGGCGAGCTAAAAATTAAGTCGATCAAGATTAATCCAAAGATGGTTGACCTCGATAATATCGAGCAGCTGGAGCACTGGATCCAAATCGCAATTCGCGACGGTCTAGCCAAAGCGCAGGAAGTTGCTGCCGAGACGATGAAACCGCTGATGGGCGGGCTGGGCAACTTGCCGTTCTAA
- a CDS encoding FtsX-like permease family protein: MLRITDSLRLAGTKLRVRRIRLSITVVVSGLLFAALLAGLTMLMGAQRSIEEFDRGSLNSRYLVAQTAIRPNNIEFTSNLTARAEAERTQMIKDKQALAARLGLPYDPKSEPPIMQSFPDSPPYPNNQSVIVQRLIRQETAKLPRLTADAQWQFARTRGAVRQFSIQSIAANGMLNYMERGIESFDDKRQQNNQPTPLEEFKQQFGSITAIDQSLLGGYLLAGASAKPNEIPLIIRYQDAEVLLGLKPLDKNASNDTQLARLKELRQKAGQLTFSACYRNPASQELLQTAKRQIQAAADQAKKPSADYVKPDREYAMPSADSCAAPAVVKDNRSAEAKRTEANQRYFDQTFGSAQPEPAQAKFTFRVVGLMPDGIEAAQSDIGSFLQQFLSARLSYTWIMPRGSMTTAAQTALESTIQTANNDQGNANREETLAIYEFSDPNKARSYLAAASCGEGASGGTGGTDLFAQPEPVEASKTQRSNKSICLPHYVVFASPTGSNSLVNYDAMERLKPIIMWTFIGVTIIAAFILLIIISRTIADSRKESAVFRALGATRLDISQIYFVYTMIVALLTALFSIAAGLIVVYIADNLLASQITATLRIAMTPKDLATTFHFWTIDWMIIGAVALSIIAAAVLACLIPLIRNTRRNPIKDMRDE; the protein is encoded by the coding sequence ATGCTTAGAATCACCGATTCGCTACGGCTGGCTGGCACCAAACTCCGAGTGCGGCGTATTCGCTTGTCCATCACCGTGGTCGTGTCCGGGCTGCTTTTCGCAGCGCTGCTGGCGGGGCTGACTATGCTAATGGGCGCTCAGCGGAGCATTGAGGAATTCGATCGAGGCAGCCTGAATAGCCGCTATTTAGTAGCGCAAACCGCCATTCGGCCAAATAATATTGAATTTACCTCAAATCTAACTGCCCGCGCCGAAGCCGAACGCACGCAAATGATCAAGGACAAGCAAGCGCTGGCTGCCCGCCTCGGCCTGCCATACGACCCCAAATCCGAACCGCCGATCATGCAATCGTTTCCTGATAGCCCGCCGTACCCGAACAACCAGAGCGTCATTGTCCAGCGGCTTATTCGCCAGGAGACCGCCAAATTACCGCGCCTCACAGCGGACGCGCAGTGGCAATTTGCCCGCACCCGCGGCGCCGTGCGGCAGTTTAGTATTCAGTCAATCGCCGCCAATGGCATGCTAAATTATATGGAGCGGGGAATTGAGTCGTTTGACGACAAGCGCCAGCAGAACAACCAGCCGACACCGCTGGAAGAATTTAAACAGCAATTCGGCAGTATAACCGCCATCGACCAATCGTTGCTAGGCGGATATTTGCTGGCTGGCGCCAGCGCCAAACCCAATGAGATCCCGCTGATCATCCGTTACCAGGACGCCGAAGTGCTGCTTGGCCTCAAGCCGCTAGATAAAAATGCCAGCAATGATACGCAACTAGCACGACTCAAAGAATTGCGCCAAAAAGCCGGGCAGCTGACATTCAGCGCCTGTTATCGCAACCCAGCTTCGCAAGAATTACTACAAACCGCCAAACGGCAAATCCAAGCTGCCGCCGATCAAGCTAAGAAACCATCCGCCGATTATGTCAAGCCAGACCGCGAATACGCCATGCCGTCCGCCGATTCCTGTGCTGCGCCGGCCGTCGTTAAGGATAATCGTTCAGCCGAAGCCAAGCGTACCGAGGCCAACCAGCGCTATTTTGATCAGACTTTCGGCTCAGCCCAGCCCGAACCTGCCCAGGCTAAATTTACTTTCCGCGTCGTCGGCCTGATGCCGGACGGTATTGAAGCCGCCCAAAGCGACATCGGCAGCTTCTTACAGCAATTTTTAAGCGCCCGCCTGTCATACACCTGGATCATGCCGCGCGGCTCAATGACCACCGCGGCGCAAACAGCTCTTGAATCAACTATTCAAACCGCCAACAATGATCAAGGTAATGCCAACAGGGAAGAGACGCTGGCTATCTATGAATTCAGCGACCCCAATAAAGCTCGCAGCTACCTGGCAGCCGCTTCTTGCGGCGAAGGAGCTTCTGGCGGCACAGGAGGCACCGATTTATTCGCCCAGCCCGAACCTGTTGAAGCTTCCAAAACCCAAAGGTCTAATAAGTCAATCTGCCTGCCGCACTATGTAGTATTCGCATCGCCCACCGGCAGCAACTCGCTCGTCAATTACGACGCCATGGAGCGCCTCAAGCCAATCATCATGTGGACATTCATCGGCGTGACGATCATCGCCGCCTTTATCTTGCTGATTATCATTTCCCGCACCATCGCCGACAGCCGCAAAGAATCCGCAGTTTTTCGAGCGCTTGGAGCAACGCGACTTGATATTAGCCAAATTTATTTCGTCTACACCATGATCGTGGCGCTGCTCACCGCGCTGTTCAGTATCGCCGCCGGACTAATCGTCGTATATATCGCCGACAATTTGCTGGCTAGTCAAATCACCGCGACGCTGCGCATCGCCATGACGCCGAAAGATTTGGCGACAACCTTCCATTTCTGGACGATTGACTGGATGATCATCGGCGCGGTCGCCCTCAGTATCATCGCTGCTGCTGTGCTGGCGTGCCTGATACCGCTCATCCGCAACACCCGCCGCAACCCGATTAAAGATATGCGTGACGAATAG
- the dnaB gene encoding replicative DNA helicase, with translation MAGKLPPQNLDAEKSLLGAILIDEEVLADASEIVKPNDFYDKNHGLIFAGMMRLFEKHKPVDLLTLTDELKRKDELELIGGSAYLTELTNYVPTAAHAAAYAEMVAQTAVRRRLIKASSGITELGYDESTTTQELLEKAEAELFSVSDQSLKQDLVSLESILTDSFDRIEELHRNKGSLRGMRTGYRDLDTMTAGLQKSDLIILAARPAMGKTTLVTNLAYNVATIEKKPVLFFSLEMSKEQLTDRMLADAAGVDSWNIRTGNLSGDDFEKLSEAMGEMAEAPIYIDDTPGLSILEMRTKARRLAHEGEIGLIIVDYLQLMQATNNHNGNRVQEVSEISRGLKLIARELNVPLIALSQLSRSVESRTPPIPQLADLRESGSIEQDADIVSFIYRPGYYEPDNPEVQNITDLIIAKHRNGPVGKIQLYFHPERLRFMSLDRKHD, from the coding sequence ATGGCGGGCAAACTGCCGCCCCAAAACCTGGACGCCGAAAAAAGCCTGCTCGGCGCAATTCTCATCGACGAGGAAGTCCTGGCGGACGCCTCAGAAATTGTCAAACCTAACGACTTTTACGATAAAAATCACGGTCTGATTTTCGCTGGTATGATGCGGCTATTTGAAAAGCACAAGCCGGTTGACCTCTTGACCTTGACCGATGAACTCAAGCGCAAGGACGAGCTGGAACTCATCGGCGGCTCGGCATATTTGACGGAACTCACCAACTACGTGCCGACGGCAGCGCACGCGGCAGCGTACGCCGAAATGGTGGCGCAAACAGCGGTGCGGCGGCGCCTGATCAAGGCCAGTAGCGGCATCACCGAGCTTGGCTACGATGAATCGACGACGACCCAGGAATTGTTAGAAAAAGCTGAGGCCGAATTATTCAGCGTCTCCGACCAGTCATTGAAACAAGATTTGGTCAGCCTGGAAAGCATTTTGACCGATAGTTTTGACCGCATCGAGGAGCTTCACCGCAACAAGGGCAGCCTGCGTGGCATGCGGACTGGCTACCGCGATCTGGATACCATGACAGCGGGGCTGCAGAAGTCGGATTTGATCATCCTGGCGGCGCGACCGGCCATGGGTAAGACCACGCTGGTGACTAACCTGGCGTACAACGTAGCGACGATCGAGAAAAAGCCGGTGCTGTTCTTCAGCCTGGAGATGAGTAAGGAACAGCTGACCGACCGCATGCTGGCGGATGCGGCCGGCGTTGATAGCTGGAATATTCGTACCGGTAATCTGAGCGGCGATGATTTTGAGAAATTATCCGAAGCCATGGGCGAGATGGCAGAAGCGCCAATTTACATTGATGACACGCCGGGCCTCAGCATTCTGGAGATGCGTACCAAGGCTCGCCGCCTAGCACACGAAGGCGAAATTGGCCTGATCATCGTCGACTACCTGCAGCTGATGCAGGCCACTAATAATCACAACGGCAACCGCGTTCAGGAAGTGTCGGAAATTTCCCGTGGCCTGAAGCTAATCGCTCGCGAACTCAACGTGCCGCTGATCGCCCTGAGCCAGTTGAGCCGTTCGGTTGAATCCCGCACGCCGCCGATTCCGCAGCTGGCCGACCTGCGCGAATCTGGATCCATTGAGCAGGACGCCGACATCGTCAGCTTTATTTACCGCCCCGGCTACTACGAACCGGATAACCCAGAGGTGCAAAACATCACCGACCTCATCATCGCCAAGCACCGTAACGGCCCGGTCGGCAAGATTCAACTCTACTTCCACCCAGAGCGCCTGCGTTTTATGAGCCTGGATCGCAAGCATGACTAG
- the recR gene encoding recombination protein RecR — MKPTILPAALTTLIDEFGGLPGVGPRTAERYAYAVLRRDARRAEQLARALNRLHTRVKTCPVTFALIDHDQEVSPLYQDESRNRRLICVVEEPLDIVALERTGQYSGTYHVLGGAISPIDGIGPEQLHIPELIERIKHDNAEELIIATNASVEGESTALFLQRYLQEAGLTITISRLARGIPVGVDLEYADQITLTHALEGRRTL, encoded by the coding sequence ATGAAACCGACGATTTTGCCGGCGGCGCTGACGACGCTGATTGATGAGTTTGGCGGGCTGCCCGGTGTCGGGCCGCGAACCGCCGAACGCTATGCCTATGCCGTGCTCCGACGTGACGCCAGACGGGCTGAGCAGCTAGCGCGGGCACTGAACCGGCTGCACACACGCGTCAAAACCTGTCCGGTCACGTTCGCCTTGATTGATCATGATCAAGAGGTGTCGCCGCTATATCAAGACGAGTCGCGCAATCGCCGCTTGATTTGCGTGGTTGAAGAGCCGCTGGACATCGTGGCGCTGGAGCGGACGGGGCAGTATAGTGGCACCTATCACGTACTAGGTGGCGCGATTTCGCCAATTGATGGCATCGGCCCGGAGCAGCTGCACATCCCTGAGCTCATTGAGCGCATCAAGCATGATAACGCCGAGGAATTAATCATCGCCACCAACGCGTCGGTCGAAGGCGAGTCAACCGCGCTCTTTTTGCAGCGCTACCTCCAGGAGGCCGGCCTCACCATCACCATCTCGCGCCTTGCCCGCGGCATCCCCGTCGGCGTCGACCTCGAATACGCCGATCAAATCACGCTGACGCATGCGCTGGAGGGACGGCGGACATTATAG